Proteins from one Planctomyces sp. SH-PL62 genomic window:
- a CDS encoding IS5 family transposase: MRGRPPVDGRLDGRPGPSARRGGRAKKGGAAAQALDRSRGGFSTKLIAVACDEDGVVAVDVAEGQRNDAPLAKSVLIQARDAVGEVAEVLGDKGVDSDAVRDVVLDDLDALPVIPNRRNRKEPWPWDDETQEIYKQRNRVERAFAKAKQFRRFATRYEKLKDVYLGVARLVFGFIHVRKLAQSVKTA; the protein is encoded by the coding sequence GTGCGAGGACGCCCGCCGGTTGATGGTCGACTCGACGGTCGTCCGGGCCCATCAGCACGCCGCGGGGGGCGGGCGAAAAAAGGGGGTGCCGCGGCGCAGGCCCTCGACCGGTCCCGCGGCGGCTTCTCGACGAAGCTGATCGCCGTCGCCTGCGACGAGGACGGCGTCGTGGCGGTGGACGTCGCCGAGGGGCAGCGGAACGACGCCCCGCTGGCGAAATCCGTCCTGATCCAGGCCCGCGACGCGGTCGGCGAGGTCGCCGAGGTGCTCGGCGACAAGGGGGTCGACTCCGACGCGGTCCGCGACGTGGTCCTGGACGACCTCGACGCCCTGCCGGTGATCCCGAACCGGAGGAACCGCAAGGAGCCCTGGCCGTGGGACGACGAGACGCAGGAGATCTACAAGCAGCGGAACCGGGTCGAGCGGGCGTTCGCCAAGGCCAAGCAGTTCCGCCGCTTCGCCACGAGATATGAGAAGCTGAAGGATGTCTACCTGGGCGTGGCCCGCCTCGTCTTCGGATTCATCCATGTCCGAAAGCTCGCTCAATCCGTCAAGACGGCCTAG
- a CDS encoding methyltransferase family protein: protein MTTDGVSSPRPEHVDRRRLVVSTACSVLVLALCLFLPAGTWAWPNGWLFFAVTVAAGSVISVYLQRVNPEVIAARVNHHEGTKPWNRRLVSLLFPTLISIIPIAALDGGRYHWSHVPWWGCATGYALFLAGIAGLTWAESVNKFFEPTVRIQADRGHRVVDAGPYALVRHPGYVAVGALVPGMALSLGSYWALVPAAASYLLLIVRTAREDRTLQEELPGYREYARRVRYRLVPGVW, encoded by the coding sequence ATGACGACGGACGGAGTTTCCTCCCCACGGCCCGAGCACGTCGACCGCCGCCGCCTGGTCGTGAGTACCGCGTGCTCGGTGCTCGTCCTGGCCCTCTGCCTGTTCCTCCCCGCCGGGACCTGGGCCTGGCCGAACGGCTGGCTGTTCTTCGCCGTGACGGTGGCGGCCGGGTCCGTGATCTCGGTTTACCTCCAGCGGGTCAATCCGGAGGTCATCGCCGCCCGGGTCAACCATCACGAAGGGACCAAGCCGTGGAATCGGCGGCTCGTGAGCCTCCTTTTCCCGACGTTGATCTCGATCATCCCCATCGCGGCGCTGGACGGCGGCCGATACCACTGGTCCCACGTCCCCTGGTGGGGGTGCGCAACCGGGTACGCCTTGTTCCTGGCCGGGATCGCGGGCCTGACCTGGGCCGAATCGGTGAACAAATTCTTCGAGCCCACGGTTCGAATCCAGGCCGACCGGGGTCATCGCGTCGTCGACGCCGGCCCGTACGCGCTCGTCCGGCATCCGGGATACGTCGCGGTCGGCGCACTCGTGCCGGGGATGGCCCTGTCCCTGGGGTCGTACTGGGCTTTGGTCCCCGCCGCAGCCTCGTATTTGCTGCTGATCGTGCGCACGGCCCGCGAAGATCGGACGCTTCAGGAGGAGCTGCCGGGCTACCGGGAATACGCCCGACGGGTGCGTTATCGACTCGTCCCCGGAGTCTGGTGA
- a CDS encoding DUF1559 domain-containing protein — protein sequence MRSRRAFTLIELLVVIAIIAVLIALLLPAVQSAREAARRSQCINNLKQIGLAAHNYHSAVGSFPLAGGKNAFGGPTDYHPWTGWSAQGMLLSYMEQAPLYNAANFDWSPTSGGAGYALNTTVSNAIISAFLCPSDGFAGKANINNYHASYGTTVEQGGFESIQPSQSSGLFCQYTVYSLADCTDGSSNTVAFGEALVGDNAGTTSPYRGNMGLGASGPQVAGYLRDAQSQMVAVIADLQSCALAFRNTGSGGIASNRGYRWAYSATGYSMFNVLQTPNELKFNGCRFGCSGGCDPSYGYSYGTSSNHSGGVNVAFGDGSVRFIKDSINRQTWWALGTRAGGEVVSSDSF from the coding sequence GTGCGATCTCGTCGAGCATTCACTTTGATCGAGTTGTTGGTGGTGATCGCCATCATCGCCGTTCTGATCGCCCTGCTGCTGCCCGCCGTCCAGTCGGCGCGCGAGGCGGCGAGGCGTTCGCAATGCATCAACAATCTGAAGCAGATCGGACTCGCGGCGCACAATTATCATAGCGCGGTGGGCTCGTTCCCCCTGGCCGGCGGCAAGAACGCGTTCGGCGGGCCGACCGACTACCATCCCTGGACCGGTTGGAGCGCCCAGGGCATGCTGCTGAGCTACATGGAGCAGGCCCCGCTCTACAACGCCGCCAACTTCGACTGGTCGCCGACGTCCGGCGGGGCGGGCTACGCCCTGAACACGACGGTCTCGAACGCCATCATTTCGGCCTTCCTCTGCCCCTCGGACGGCTTCGCCGGAAAGGCGAACATCAACAACTACCACGCGTCGTACGGCACGACCGTGGAGCAGGGCGGCTTTGAATCGATCCAGCCCTCGCAGAGCAGCGGCCTCTTCTGCCAGTACACGGTCTACTCGCTGGCCGACTGCACCGACGGCTCGTCGAACACCGTCGCCTTCGGCGAGGCGCTCGTCGGCGACAACGCGGGCACGACCAGCCCCTACCGGGGGAACATGGGCCTGGGGGCCAGCGGCCCGCAGGTGGCGGGCTACCTCCGCGACGCCCAATCCCAGATGGTCGCCGTGATCGCCGACCTCCAGTCCTGCGCGCTGGCCTTCCGGAACACGGGCAGCGGCGGGATCGCCAGCAACCGAGGCTATCGCTGGGCCTACTCCGCGACCGGCTACTCGATGTTCAACGTCCTCCAGACGCCGAACGAGCTGAAGTTCAACGGCTGCCGCTTCGGCTGCTCCGGCGGCTGCGACCCGAGCTACGGCTACTCCTACGGGACCTCCAGCAACCACTCCGGCGGCGTCAACGTCGCCTTCGGCGACGGCAGCGTTCGGTTCATCAAGGACTCGATCAACCGCCAGACCTGGTGGGCCCTCGGCACCCGAGCCGGCGGCGAGGTCGTCAGCTCCGACAGCTTCTGA
- a CDS encoding DUF1569 domain-containing protein, translating to MTPGRRTLQFQDFQEIHADVERLLKGHTKLGAWSLSQVCDHLAATTRRAVETPADAPQDLSLRVGDARRDQVLTSGILPEGIPMPAGAAAPEDGDPREAAGRLREALAALEASPGPAAPHRLFGPLTKDQWRRLACIHCAHHLSFIIPADGGTV from the coding sequence ATGACCCCGGGACGACGCACGCTGCAATTCCAGGATTTCCAGGAGATCCACGCCGACGTCGAGCGGCTCTTGAAGGGCCACACGAAGCTCGGCGCCTGGTCGCTCTCGCAGGTCTGCGACCACCTGGCCGCGACGACCCGCCGGGCGGTGGAGACCCCGGCCGACGCCCCCCAGGACCTCTCGCTCCGCGTCGGCGACGCCCGGCGCGATCAGGTCCTCACCTCCGGGATCCTGCCCGAAGGGATCCCGATGCCCGCGGGCGCCGCCGCCCCCGAGGACGGCGACCCGCGCGAGGCGGCCGGGCGGCTGCGCGAGGCCCTCGCTGCTCTGGAGGCCTCGCCCGGCCCCGCCGCCCCTCACCGGCTGTTCGGCCCGCTCACCAAGGACCAGTGGCGGCGGTTGGCCTGCATCCACTGCGCCCATCACCTCAGCTTCATCATCCCCGCTGACGGGGGGACCGTCTGA
- a CDS encoding sulfatase, with protein MRRGFLVAVLAAALLPSLAARGDDARPNIVWIVVDDMSANFGCYGETLIQTPNVDRLAREGTRFASAFVTAPVCSASRSALITGMYQTSIGAQNHRSGRGVEKIRLPDGVEPLPALFRRHGYYTAVGPGQGQGPLGKTDYNFEWDRAMYDGADWSGRKPGQPFFMQVQLSGGKQRENRNWLATVRKRFVATSADGVSLPPYYPRDPVLLEDWAAYLDAVRHTDRQVGDVLARLRREEILDQTVVMFLTDHGISHARGKQFLYDEGIRVPLVIRGPGVPVGMVREDLVSHIDLAATSLAMAGIPVPKAMQSRDLFAKDFAPRDAVFSARDRCDETVDHIRSVRTDRYKYIRNFLPGRPHLQPNRYKDAKSIVKRLRDLHAEGKLDALQEQLLFAPTRPEEELYDLQADPHETRNLAADPARRETLETLRKRLDDWITETGDQGANPEPTAMYDSDMKAYVDSPKPEEAAVIRANIALMKAWAAEGK; from the coding sequence ATGCGCCGCGGGTTCCTCGTCGCGGTCCTCGCCGCCGCCCTGCTCCCGTCGCTCGCCGCCCGAGGCGACGACGCGCGGCCGAACATCGTCTGGATCGTCGTCGACGACATGTCGGCGAACTTCGGTTGCTACGGCGAGACGCTCATCCAGACGCCGAACGTCGACCGCCTCGCCCGCGAGGGGACGCGGTTCGCGAGCGCGTTCGTCACGGCGCCCGTCTGCTCGGCCAGTCGGTCGGCCCTGATCACGGGGATGTACCAGACCAGCATCGGCGCGCAGAACCATCGCAGCGGCCGGGGAGTCGAGAAGATCCGGCTCCCCGATGGGGTCGAGCCCCTCCCGGCCCTCTTCCGCCGCCACGGGTATTACACGGCCGTCGGCCCGGGCCAGGGCCAGGGGCCGCTCGGGAAGACCGACTACAACTTCGAGTGGGACCGCGCGATGTACGACGGGGCCGACTGGTCCGGACGCAAGCCTGGCCAGCCGTTCTTCATGCAGGTCCAGCTCAGCGGCGGCAAGCAGCGCGAGAACCGGAACTGGCTCGCGACCGTCCGCAAGCGGTTCGTCGCCACGAGCGCCGACGGGGTCTCGCTGCCGCCGTACTATCCGCGCGACCCCGTCCTCCTCGAAGACTGGGCCGCATACCTCGACGCCGTCCGCCACACCGATCGCCAGGTCGGCGACGTCCTCGCGAGGCTGCGGCGCGAGGAAATCCTCGATCAGACGGTCGTCATGTTCCTGACCGACCACGGAATCAGCCACGCGCGCGGCAAGCAGTTCCTCTACGACGAGGGCATCCGCGTGCCGCTGGTGATCCGAGGCCCCGGCGTCCCCGTCGGGATGGTCCGCGAGGATCTCGTCTCGCACATCGACCTTGCGGCGACCTCGCTCGCGATGGCCGGCATTCCGGTCCCGAAGGCCATGCAGTCGCGCGACCTGTTCGCGAAGGACTTCGCCCCGCGCGACGCCGTCTTCAGCGCCCGCGACCGCTGCGACGAGACCGTCGACCACATTCGAAGCGTCCGCACCGATCGCTACAAGTACATCCGCAACTTCCTGCCGGGCCGCCCCCACTTGCAGCCAAACCGCTACAAGGACGCCAAGTCGATCGTCAAGCGGCTCCGAGATCTGCACGCCGAGGGGAAACTCGACGCCTTGCAGGAGCAGCTCCTGTTCGCCCCCACCCGGCCCGAGGAGGAGCTTTACGACCTCCAGGCCGACCCGCACGAGACCCGCAACCTCGCCGCCGACCCCGCGCGCCGAGAGACGCTGGAGACCCTGCGCAAGCGGCTCGACGACTGGATCACCGAGACCGGCGATCAGGGCGCGAATCCCGAACCGACCGCGATGTACGACAGCGACATGAAAGCGTACGTCGATTCCCCGAAGCCCGAGGAAGCGGCGGTCATCCGAGCGAACATCGCCCTGATGAAAGCCTGGGCCGCCGAGGGGAAATGA
- a CDS encoding efflux RND transporter permease subunit, translated as MFDQLITWSLRNRPLVVLSLFALVAVGTNSLLNLPIDAVPDVTNVQVMALTNAPALGPEEVEQFITVPVENEMNGIPYVQEVRSFSQLGISGVTVVFEEGTDIYWARQQVGERLSQITADIPPDFGRPEIGPVATGLGEIFQFEVKNAPDAAKPHSLMELRTILDWDVARPLKTVPGVVEVNPFGGELKTYEVTIDPTRLTARNISMDKVFDAIRRNNANSGGGYIERSGQQRVIRMVGLIGDLEALNNVVIDASRSGTPIRVRDVGEARFAPMIRTGAVTRDGRGEAATATVLMLSGQNSRVVVERIKAKIAEIQKTLPPGVVIEPFYDRAALIERTISTVTHNLTEGGVLVVAVLLVLLGNLKAGLIVASAIPLSMLFAGNLMLASGIAGSLMSLGALDFGLIVDSAVIVIENCVSRLSHADPREKSVDVVRRATLEVRKPVVFGVAIITMVHLPILALEGVEGKMFRPMALTVVFALIGSLILSLTATPVLASFFLKPGTAERDTWPIRVAKRLYAPTLGWVVKRPVVVAMAAAAGLAATIPFAMQLGGEFIPQLDEGDLVVVLIRPPDASLTEGLEGTTRFEAALHEQLPDVIRTVVSRTGRPEIGIDPAGVNLTDVFVLLKPSDDWKSVHSKDELIDRINAIAADVLPGTFLSFTQPIQLRFNDLLAGVRADVGISLFGDDLDVLQEKADAIAAILQKIPGATDVKAQALGGLPFLKITIDRDRIARYGIDASDVLDVGTALGGKIVGQVVEGPRRFDLQVRVSPEMRKDAQAIGQLRIRDSQGRLIPLEDVADVENVDGVYEIWRKDRRRRVMIQANVRGRDLASFVGEAQKQVEAQIQLPRSYTLEWGGTFENLQSATKRLTIVVPVALLGIFLLLYATFQSVGLGLLIFLSVPLGAIGGVMSLWARDLNFSISAGVGFIALSGVAVLDGLVLVSAIRQLIETGTPTRDAVREASMSRLRPILMTGMVASLGFVPMAFSHGSGAEVQRPLATVVIGGILTSTLLKLVVIPAIYPWFDPGPPRPPESALQEETFADDEAGSEDDAV; from the coding sequence ATGTTCGATCAACTGATCACCTGGTCCTTGCGCAATCGTCCCCTCGTGGTCCTGTCCCTCTTCGCGCTGGTCGCGGTGGGGACGAACTCGCTCCTCAACCTGCCGATCGACGCCGTGCCGGACGTCACCAACGTCCAGGTCATGGCCCTGACCAACGCCCCGGCGCTGGGGCCGGAGGAGGTCGAGCAGTTCATCACGGTGCCGGTCGAGAACGAGATGAACGGCATCCCCTACGTCCAGGAGGTCCGCTCGTTCTCGCAGCTCGGCATCTCGGGCGTGACGGTCGTCTTCGAGGAGGGGACCGACATCTACTGGGCCCGCCAGCAGGTGGGCGAGCGACTCTCGCAGATCACCGCCGACATCCCCCCGGATTTCGGCCGGCCCGAGATCGGCCCGGTCGCCACCGGCCTGGGCGAGATCTTCCAGTTCGAAGTCAAGAACGCCCCCGACGCCGCCAAGCCCCACTCCCTGATGGAGCTGCGGACCATCCTCGACTGGGACGTCGCCCGGCCGTTGAAGACCGTCCCCGGCGTCGTCGAGGTCAACCCGTTCGGCGGCGAGTTGAAGACGTACGAGGTCACCATCGACCCGACGCGGCTGACCGCCCGGAACATCTCGATGGACAAGGTCTTCGACGCCATCCGTCGCAACAACGCCAACTCCGGCGGCGGCTACATCGAACGGAGCGGGCAACAGCGGGTCATCCGCATGGTCGGCCTGATCGGCGACCTGGAGGCGCTGAACAACGTGGTGATCGACGCCAGCCGGTCGGGCACGCCGATCCGGGTCCGCGACGTCGGCGAGGCTCGGTTCGCCCCCATGATCCGCACCGGGGCCGTCACCCGAGACGGCCGGGGCGAGGCCGCCACGGCCACCGTGCTGATGCTCTCGGGACAGAACTCCCGCGTCGTCGTCGAGCGGATCAAGGCCAAGATCGCCGAGATCCAGAAGACCCTCCCACCCGGCGTCGTGATCGAGCCCTTCTACGACCGCGCGGCGCTCATCGAGCGGACGATCTCGACCGTGACCCACAACCTGACCGAAGGGGGCGTGCTGGTCGTCGCGGTCCTTCTGGTCCTGCTGGGCAACCTGAAGGCGGGCCTGATCGTGGCCTCGGCGATCCCGCTGTCGATGCTCTTCGCGGGCAATCTGATGCTCGCCTCGGGGATCGCCGGCAGCCTGATGAGCCTGGGCGCGCTCGACTTCGGCCTGATCGTCGACAGCGCCGTGATCGTCATCGAGAACTGCGTCAGCCGGCTCTCCCACGCCGATCCCCGCGAGAAGTCGGTCGACGTGGTGCGGCGGGCGACGCTGGAGGTCCGCAAGCCGGTGGTCTTCGGCGTGGCGATCATCACGATGGTCCACCTCCCGATCCTGGCCCTGGAAGGGGTGGAGGGGAAGATGTTCCGGCCGATGGCGCTGACGGTCGTCTTCGCCCTGATCGGCTCTCTGATCCTCAGCCTGACGGCCACGCCCGTGCTGGCCTCGTTCTTCCTGAAACCGGGGACCGCGGAACGCGACACCTGGCCGATCCGCGTCGCCAAGCGACTCTACGCCCCGACCCTCGGCTGGGTCGTGAAGCGCCCCGTCGTGGTGGCGATGGCGGCGGCGGCGGGGCTGGCGGCCACCATCCCCTTCGCGATGCAGCTCGGCGGCGAGTTCATCCCCCAGCTCGACGAGGGGGACCTCGTGGTCGTCCTCATCCGTCCCCCGGACGCCTCGCTCACCGAGGGCCTGGAAGGGACCACTCGATTCGAGGCCGCCTTGCACGAGCAGCTCCCCGACGTCATCCGCACGGTCGTCAGCCGGACCGGCCGGCCCGAGATCGGCATCGACCCGGCGGGCGTCAACCTGACCGACGTGTTCGTCCTGCTCAAGCCGTCGGACGACTGGAAGTCGGTCCATTCGAAGGACGAGCTGATCGATCGCATCAACGCGATCGCCGCCGACGTCCTCCCGGGCACGTTCCTCAGCTTCACGCAGCCGATCCAGCTCCGGTTCAACGACCTCCTCGCCGGCGTCCGCGCCGACGTCGGCATCAGCCTGTTCGGCGACGACCTCGACGTCTTGCAGGAGAAGGCCGACGCGATCGCCGCAATACTCCAGAAGATCCCCGGCGCGACCGACGTGAAGGCCCAGGCGCTCGGCGGGCTGCCGTTCCTGAAGATCACGATCGACCGCGACCGGATCGCCCGCTACGGCATCGACGCGTCCGACGTGCTGGACGTCGGCACGGCGCTCGGCGGCAAGATCGTCGGCCAGGTCGTCGAAGGCCCGCGCCGGTTCGACTTGCAGGTCCGCGTCTCCCCCGAGATGCGCAAGGACGCCCAGGCCATCGGCCAGCTCCGCATCCGCGACTCCCAGGGCCGGCTCATCCCGCTGGAAGACGTGGCCGACGTCGAGAACGTCGACGGCGTTTACGAGATCTGGCGGAAGGACCGCCGCCGCCGCGTCATGATCCAGGCCAACGTCCGGGGACGCGACCTGGCGAGCTTCGTCGGCGAGGCCCAGAAGCAGGTCGAGGCCCAGATCCAGCTGCCGCGCTCCTACACGCTCGAATGGGGAGGCACCTTCGAGAACCTCCAGTCCGCGACCAAGCGGCTGACGATCGTCGTGCCGGTGGCCCTCCTGGGGATCTTCCTGCTCCTGTACGCCACCTTCCAGTCGGTCGGGCTGGGGCTCCTCATCTTCCTCTCGGTGCCGCTGGGCGCCATAGGCGGGGTGATGTCGCTCTGGGCGCGCGACCTCAACTTCAGCATCTCGGCGGGCGTCGGCTTCATCGCGCTTTCGGGCGTGGCGGTGCTCGACGGCCTGGTCCTCGTCTCGGCGATCCGCCAGCTCATCGAGACCGGCACGCCGACCCGCGACGCCGTCCGCGAGGCGTCGATGTCGAGGCTCCGGCCGATCCTCATGACCGGAATGGTGGCGAGCCTCGGCTTCGTCCCGATGGCCTTCTCCCACGGCTCCGGCGCCGAGGTCCAGCGCCCGCTGGCGACCGTCGTCATCGGCGGCATCCTGACGAGTACGCTCCTGAAGCTCGTCGTGATCCCCGCCATCTACCCCTGGTTCGATCCGGGCCCGCCCCGGCCCCCCGAGTCGGCCCTTCAGGAAGAAACCTTCGCCGACGACGAGGCCGGCAGCGAGGACGACGCGGTGTGA